In the genome of Rhodamnia argentea isolate NSW1041297 chromosome 3, ASM2092103v1, whole genome shotgun sequence, one region contains:
- the LOC115726909 gene encoding LOW QUALITY PROTEIN: fasciclin-like arabinogalactan protein 8 (The sequence of the model RefSeq protein was modified relative to this genomic sequence to represent the inferred CDS: inserted 1 base in 1 codon) produces MCALRPLVAFLLPLVLCSAAVSAHNITEILEGFPEYSLFNSYLTQTKLADEINSRQTITVLALDNGAMSALAAKKTLSVIKNELAIHVVLDYFDPQKLHQIPKGSTLSTTLYQTTGNAPGNTGFVNITDLQGGKVGFGAAAPGSKLDSSYTKSVKQIPYNISVLQISAPIMVPAILAAPAPSASDANVTALLEKAGCKTFASLLLSSGVIKTYQSAMAKGLTVFAPNDESFKAKGVPDLSKLTNAELVSLLLYHAVADYTPIGSLKTSNAPISTLATNGAGKYDFTVKTAGDSVTLDTGVDSSRVASTVLDSTPVAIFTVDSVLLPAELFGNSXTPAPAPEPVTAPSPAPVSPAPGPAVEAPSPLVASPPAPPTETPEGAPAAGPADASANSKSANAAGDSKAPALLAALVAVSATVVSSLLMS; encoded by the exons ATGTGCGCACTACGCCCCCTCGTCGCCTTCCTTCTCCCCCTCGTCCTGTGCTCCGCCGCCGTCTCCGCCCACAACATCACCGAGATACTCGAGGGCTTCCCCGAGTACTCGCTCTTCAACTCCTACCTCACCCAGACCAAGCTGGCCGACGAGATCAACAGCCGCCAGACCATCACCGTCCTCGCCCTCGACAACGGCGCCATGTCCGCCCTCGCCGCCAAGAAGACCCTCTCCGTCATCAAGAACGAGCTCGCCATCCACGTCGTCCTCGACTACTTCGACCCCCAGAAGCTCCACCAGATCCCCAAGGGATCCACCCTCTCCACCACTCTGTACCAGACCACCGGGAATGCGCCTGGGAACACCGGGTTCGTCAACATCACCGACCTCCAGGGGGGGAAGGTTGGCTTCGGCGCCGCCGCCCCCGGCTCGAAGCTCGACTCGTCGTACACCAAGTCGGTGAAGCAAATCCCCTACAACATCTCCGTCCTCCAGATCAGCGCGCCGATCATGGTCCCGGCGATCCTTGCCGCCCCGGCGCCGTCGGCCTCGGACGCGAACGTGACGGCGCTGCTCGAGAAGGCCGGGTGCAAGACGTTCGCGAGCCTCCTCCTCTCGAGCGGCGTCATCAAGACGTACCAGTCGGCGATGGCGAAGGGCCTGACGGTGTTTGCGCCCAACGACGAGTCTTTCAAGGCCAAGGGCGTGCCCGACCTGAGCAAGCTCACCAATGCCGAGCTCGTGTCGCTCCTGCTGTACCACGCGGTGGCGGACTACACCCCGATCGGCTCCCTGAAAACGAGCAACGCCCCGATCAGCACCCTCGCCACGAACGGCGCCGGCAAGTACGACTTCACCGTGAAGACTGCCGGCGACTCCGTCACGCTCGACACTGGGGTAGACTCCTCGCGGGTGGCCAGCACGGTGCTCGACTCCACGCCCGTCGCGATCTTCACCGTTGACAGCGTCCTCCTCCCCGCCGAGCTGTTCGGCAACT CCACCCCCGCACCGGCGCCGGAGCCAGTGACCGCGCCTTCCCCGGCGCCGGTCAGTCCGGCTCCAGGCCCGGCGGTAGAGGCCCCGTCGCCCCTGGTGGCCTCGCCACCTGCTCCGCCGACGGAGACACCGGAGGGGGCTCCGGCGGCGGGCCCGGCGGATGCGTCTGCGAACAGCAAGTCGGCTAACGCTGCCGGCGACTCGAAGGCACCTGCATTGCTGGCGGCTTTGGTCGCCGTCTCTGCCACCGTGGTTTCTTCTCTCCTCATGTCCTGA
- the LOC125314246 gene encoding beta-amyrin 28-monooxygenase-like, producing the protein MDFYATCILGLSLSLLFFVFRKKRFAPNLPPGRKGWPVLGETLRFMAAGKSGCPENFVNDRTTRHSPDVFRTNLYGEDMTVFCGASGNKFLFSGEGKYVTSWWPNSIKKITHFPENLGRLSNTDAKKRRSFLLEFLKPEELQRYIPVMDSMTRDHLATDWSPNKEVRVFPLSKRYTFALACRLFMNIRDPEIASKFASSFARVTPGLIAVPINIPGTPFNRAMEGGKAMRQELLKIIRQRKMEISEGKDASARDLFTRALLEGDDDGTIFYEMDASSKILGLLIASHETTSTSITAIVNYLAQYPHIYDRFRQEQMEIAKSKGPTELLNWDDVQKMKYSWNVACESMRLLPPAPGAYREATKDFTFAGYTIPKGWKTFWTVHSTHKNPKYFPDPEKFDPSRFEGNGPAPFTFVPFGGGPRMCPGKEYARLEILVFMHNLVTKFKLEKAIPDEKFIYNPSPVPVEGLRLRLQPHN; encoded by the exons ATGGATTTCTATGCCACATGCATCCTCGGCCTCtcgctttctcttctcttcttcgtgTTTCGGAAGAAGCGCTTCGCTCCTAACCTCCCGCCCGGCAGAAAAGGATGGCCCGTCCTCGGCGAGACCCTTCGATTCATGGCCGCCGGGAAGAGCGGCTGTCCGGAGAACTTCGTGAACGATCGCACCACTAGGCACTCGCCAGATGTCTTCCGGACCAACTTGTATGGGGAGGACATGACCGTGTTCTGCGGTGCCTCCGGCAACAAGTTCCTGTTCTCCGGCGAGGGCAAGTACGTCACCTCCTGGTGGCCCAACTCCATCAAGAAGATCACCCATTTCCCGGAAAACTTGGGGAGGCTCAGTAACACGGATGCCAAGAAGAGGCGCAGCTTCCTGTTGGAGTTCCTGAAGCCCGAAGAGCTCCAACGTTACATACCCGTCATGGACTCCATGACTAGGGACCACTTGGCGACGGATTGGTCTCCAAATAAGGAAGTGCGGGTGTTTCCTCTATCGAAGAGGTATACCTTCGCTCTGGCGTGTCGCTTGTTCATGAACATCAGAGATCCGGAGATCGCGTCGAAGTTCGCCAGCTCGTTTGCTCGAGTCACTCCAGGGCTCATCGCGGTGCCAATCAATATCCCGGGCACGCCATTCAACCGAGCAATGGAAGGAGGAAAAGCTATGAGGCAAGAGCTCTTGAAAATAATCAGGCAAAGGAAGATGGAGATTTCAGAGGGCAAAGACGCGAGTGCGAGGGACCTCTTCACTCGAGCGCTTCTGGAAGGAGATGACGACGGGACCATTTTCTACGAGATGGATGCTTCCAGCAAGATCTTGGGATTGCTCATTGCGAGCCACGAGACCACCAGCACTTCGATCACAGCCATAGTAAACTATTTGGCTCAGTATCCCCACATCTATGACCGGTTTCGTCAAG AACAAATGGAGATTGCCAAATCTAAGGGTCCAACTGAATTGCTCAATTGGGACGATGTTCAGAAGATGAAGTATTCGTGGAACGTAGCCTGCGAGTCAATGAGATTGTTACCACCTGCACCAGGGGCATATAGAGAGGCAACGAAGGATTTCACTTTCGCTGGTTATACAATTCCAAAGGGATGGAAG ACATTTTGGACGGTGCACTCCACGCATAAGAACCCCAAGTACTTCCCTGATCCGGAGAAGTTCGATCCCTCAAGATTCGAAGGAAACGGGCCCGCACCTTTCACCTTTGTGCCCTTCGGAGGTGGACCTCGCATGTGCCCCGGAAAAGAGTATGCGAGGCTCGAAATCCTCGTTTTCATGCACAATCTGGTGACCAAGTTCAAGCTCGAGAAGGCCATACCGGACGAGAAATTTATCTATAATCCATCACCGGTTCCCGTCGAAGGTCTTCGGCTTCGCCTCCAACCCCATAACTAG